In Methanococcoides sp. AM1, one genomic interval encodes:
- a CDS encoding hydantoinase B/oxoprolinase family protein produces MSNDKKWHFWIDRGGTFTDVVAMRPDGSIVTQKLLSEDPEHYEDAAIQGIRRLLGLSKDDELPRQKIDCIKMGTTVGTNALLERKGEASALVITKGFKDALRIGYQNRPDIFALEIELPEVLYEEVLEVEQRHSARGEELIVPDEEKIRKDLEVVYASGIRSLAVVLMHSYRYPEHELAIERIAQGIGFNNISLSHRVSPLIKIVGRGETTMVDTYLSPVLQRYVNRILSVLHADGNNTKLLFMQSNGGLTDAMSFRGKDSILSGPAGGIVGAARVSGMAGFEKIISFDMGGTSTDVAHYNGEYERSFENEVAGIHLYSPMMNIHTVAAGGGSILHFDDGRYQVGPDSAGSDPGPSCYRHGGPLTVTDCNVMLSRIIPGFFPNVFGESGTLPMDSDVVSSRFIKIAGKISADTGENTTPGQVAEGFLTVAVENMANAIKKISTQRGYDLKDYTLCCFGGAGAQHACLVADSLGMTSVFIHPYAGVLSAYGMGLADQRMILEKSVEEELTDKAINDIHKLFEELENHGSAAMKKQGVTEENIVVERKVHVRYSGTDTSLEVFFGKFEAILESFLEAHKEQFGFVMEERNLVISSISLEIIGLNEIPEESINNEVAEGECMHETNVEMYTCGEYHHTPVFIRKCLKPGHVVKGPALIIEDTTTIVVEPSWEAEITALDHIVLTRTEAPAEHVAIGTDADPVMLEVFNNRFMSIAEQMGYRLQNTAHSVNIKERLDFSCAIFDNNGNLIANAPHIPVHLGSMEGSVKAIIRSTNGKMRSGDAYMLNSPYSGGTHLPDITVISPVFCSTEEAKFYVASRGHHADIGGVTPGSMPPKSRKISEEGILIENFKMRDGGIFQEAEILKLLRSNDHPSRNPQQNIADLKAQMAANEKGIQQLEKMVEKYSLETVSSYMQHIQDNAEEAVRRVIEVLHDGSFTYILDDESQICVNITIDHEKRSACIDLTGTSPQQDSNFNAPASICRAAVLYVFRTLVKENIPLNAGCMKPLEIIIPQGCLLNPSCPAAVVAGNVETSQYIVDSLYAALGVMAASQGTMNNFTFGNHEYQYYETICGGSGAGNDFNGTDAVQTHMTNSRITDPEVLELRFPVLLEEFSIRKGSGGRGRHAGGNGVVRKVRFLEKMKAAILSSHRKYPPFGMNGGEGGKCGSNMVIRKRGECEEIEGTAEIDMDEGDLLVIETPGGGGFGKGE; encoded by the coding sequence ATGTCCAATGATAAAAAATGGCATTTCTGGATCGACAGAGGCGGTACTTTCACCGATGTTGTCGCCATGAGACCGGATGGAAGCATTGTTACACAGAAATTGCTCTCAGAAGACCCTGAGCACTATGAGGATGCAGCCATACAGGGCATACGTCGATTGCTTGGGCTTTCAAAAGATGATGAACTCCCCAGACAGAAAATAGACTGCATTAAGATGGGAACCACCGTGGGAACGAATGCACTTCTGGAAAGGAAAGGGGAGGCATCTGCACTTGTTATAACCAAAGGCTTCAAGGATGCACTGCGGATCGGTTACCAGAACCGCCCGGATATTTTCGCACTTGAAATAGAACTGCCTGAAGTACTCTATGAAGAGGTACTCGAAGTGGAACAGAGACACAGTGCCAGAGGTGAAGAACTAATAGTGCCTGATGAAGAAAAGATCCGGAAAGACCTTGAAGTCGTCTATGCTAGCGGGATACGGTCACTTGCAGTTGTACTTATGCACTCATACCGCTACCCTGAGCATGAACTGGCCATTGAGAGAATAGCACAGGGCATTGGTTTTAACAACATATCACTTTCCCACAGGGTCAGTCCACTTATAAAGATCGTTGGTCGTGGGGAGACCACAATGGTCGATACTTATCTCTCCCCTGTCCTGCAGCGATATGTGAACAGGATACTGTCTGTCCTGCATGCGGATGGGAATAATACAAAGTTGCTGTTCATGCAATCCAATGGCGGATTGACCGATGCAATGTCCTTCAGGGGGAAGGACAGCATACTTTCGGGCCCCGCGGGAGGAATCGTCGGAGCTGCCAGAGTATCAGGAATGGCAGGATTCGAGAAGATCATCAGTTTTGATATGGGCGGAACATCCACCGACGTGGCACATTACAACGGGGAATATGAGCGCTCTTTTGAGAACGAGGTCGCAGGGATACACCTCTATTCACCAATGATGAACATCCATACCGTTGCAGCCGGAGGAGGTTCTATATTGCATTTTGATGATGGAAGATATCAGGTCGGTCCTGATTCTGCAGGCTCTGATCCCGGACCTTCCTGTTACAGACATGGAGGTCCGCTGACAGTTACAGATTGTAACGTGATGCTGTCAAGGATAATACCCGGGTTCTTCCCTAATGTTTTCGGGGAATCCGGAACATTGCCAATGGACTCTGATGTAGTAAGCTCTCGTTTTATCAAAATTGCAGGGAAAATATCTGCAGACACAGGAGAGAACACCACGCCTGGACAGGTTGCCGAAGGGTTCCTTACCGTTGCCGTAGAGAACATGGCAAATGCGATCAAGAAGATCTCAACGCAAAGAGGATACGACCTGAAAGATTACACATTGTGCTGTTTCGGAGGTGCAGGTGCCCAGCATGCATGCCTTGTTGCAGATTCTCTTGGGATGACAAGTGTGTTCATACACCCATATGCCGGCGTGCTATCAGCGTACGGAATGGGGCTTGCAGACCAGAGGATGATCCTTGAGAAATCTGTGGAAGAAGAACTTACCGATAAAGCGATCAATGATATTCATAAATTGTTCGAAGAACTGGAAAATCATGGATCTGCTGCCATGAAAAAGCAGGGAGTTACGGAAGAGAATATTGTGGTCGAACGTAAGGTACATGTGAGATATAGTGGCACCGACACATCCCTTGAGGTCTTCTTTGGGAAGTTCGAAGCGATCCTGGAAAGTTTCCTTGAAGCTCACAAAGAGCAATTTGGTTTTGTGATGGAAGAACGCAACCTTGTAATTTCCAGCATTTCACTGGAGATCATAGGACTAAATGAGATCCCGGAAGAGAGCATCAATAACGAGGTCGCGGAAGGCGAGTGCATGCATGAGACAAACGTTGAGATGTACACATGCGGAGAATACCACCACACACCAGTATTCATAAGAAAATGCCTGAAACCCGGTCATGTGGTGAAAGGACCTGCACTTATCATTGAAGATACGACCACGATCGTTGTGGAACCATCATGGGAAGCGGAGATCACGGCCCTGGACCATATTGTACTAACTCGCACGGAAGCACCGGCAGAACATGTTGCAATCGGTACTGATGCTGACCCGGTGATGCTCGAAGTGTTCAATAACCGTTTCATGTCCATTGCCGAGCAGATGGGATACCGTTTGCAGAACACCGCACATTCAGTCAACATAAAGGAACGCCTGGACTTTTCCTGTGCTATCTTCGACAACAACGGGAACCTCATAGCCAACGCACCCCACATCCCGGTCCATCTGGGATCCATGGAGGGATCGGTCAAGGCCATCATTCGATCAACGAACGGAAAAATGAGATCAGGGGATGCCTACATGCTCAATTCCCCATATTCAGGAGGTACTCACCTTCCGGACATCACGGTGATATCACCTGTTTTTTGCAGCACCGAAGAAGCAAAGTTCTATGTGGCATCCCGTGGTCACCATGCAGACATAGGAGGTGTAACGCCCGGCTCCATGCCACCAAAGAGCAGGAAGATATCCGAAGAGGGCATCCTGATAGAGAATTTCAAAATGAGGGATGGAGGCATATTTCAGGAAGCAGAGATCCTGAAGCTTCTGAGATCGAACGATCACCCGTCACGCAATCCCCAACAGAACATAGCAGACCTAAAAGCACAGATGGCTGCTAATGAGAAAGGGATACAACAACTTGAGAAGATGGTGGAGAAATATTCACTTGAAACCGTCAGTTCATACATGCAGCATATTCAGGACAACGCAGAGGAAGCAGTCCGAAGAGTTATCGAAGTACTTCATGATGGAAGTTTTACCTACATACTTGATGATGAAAGCCAGATATGTGTAAATATTACCATCGATCATGAGAAACGCTCTGCCTGCATCGATCTTACCGGCACCTCACCACAACAGGATAGCAACTTCAACGCACCTGCCTCAATTTGCAGGGCTGCCGTACTCTATGTTTTCCGCACCCTGGTAAAAGAGAACATCCCGCTGAATGCAGGATGCATGAAACCGCTTGAGATCATCATACCACAAGGGTGCCTTTTGAATCCATCCTGTCCTGCTGCAGTGGTGGCAGGGAATGTTGAGACCTCTCAGTACATCGTTGACTCTCTTTATGCTGCTTTAGGAGTAATGGCCGCATCGCAGGGAACAATGAACAATTTCACCTTCGGGAATCACGAATACCAGTATTATGAGACCATCTGCGGGGGTTCCGGTGCAGGAAATGACTTTAACGGGACCGATGCTGTGCAGACGCATATGACCAACTCCCGGATAACCGATCCGGAGGTACTTGAACTGCGCTTCCCGGTGCTGCTCGAGGAGTTCTCTATCCGAAAAGGAAGCGGAGGTCGGGGAAGACACGCCGGCGGGAACGGCGTTGTCCGCAAGGTTCGATTCCTTGAAAAGATGAAAGCAGCAATCCTTTCTTCACACAGGAAGTACCCTCCTTTCGGCATGAACGGTGGTGAGGGTGGGAAATGTGGCAGTAATATGGTCATAAGAAAGAGGGGGGAATGCGAGGAGATCGAAGGAACTGCTGAGATCGATATGGATGAAGGGGATCTATTAGTGATAGAAACACCTGGAGGCGGGGGTTTCGGAAAAGGTGAATGA
- a CDS encoding LSm family protein produces the protein MGNRPLDILNDALNTSVIVRLKGTREFRGVLQGYDVHMNLVLEEAEELSDGEVVRKIGGVVIRGDNVVYVSP, from the coding sequence ATGGGAAACAGACCTCTGGATATATTGAACGATGCTTTGAACACATCCGTCATTGTCAGGTTAAAGGGCACAAGAGAATTTAGAGGTGTACTTCAGGGATATGATGTACACATGAACCTTGTACTTGAAGAGGCAGAAGAATTAAGCGACGGCGAAGTCGTCCGCAAGATCGGTGGCGTTGTTATCAGAGGAGATAACGTTGTCTACGTGTCTCCGTAA
- a CDS encoding universal stress protein — MVNKEYNRILVATDGSENAEKAARSGVKIAALSGAKVLALYVVEMETVGVTPEAVHRDYVASMKMAVTEHMTQEQWHEFARVADEMWKTERHKHLEEKGNAVTSYVEDLCKELGAEVETRVEEGHPANVILDIAEKENVDLLVIGTLGKTADGRFRLGSVAEKVIRNSPTELLVVR; from the coding sequence ATGGTTAATAAAGAGTACAACAGGATACTGGTAGCTACCGACGGTTCAGAGAATGCAGAAAAGGCTGCAAGGTCAGGGGTGAAGATAGCAGCTTTGAGCGGTGCTAAAGTACTGGCACTTTATGTTGTTGAGATGGAGACCGTAGGTGTTACTCCTGAAGCCGTCCACAGGGACTACGTCGCATCAATGAAAATGGCGGTCACCGAACACATGACCCAGGAACAATGGCATGAATTTGCCCGGGTAGCAGATGAGATGTGGAAAACTGAAAGACACAAGCATCTGGAAGAGAAAGGTAATGCTGTTACTTCCTATGTGGAAGACCTTTGCAAAGAGCTTGGTGCCGAGGTCGAAACACGTGTAGAGGAAGGTCACCCTGCAAACGTTATTCTTGATATTGCAGAGAAAGAGAATGTGGACCTCCTGGTAATCGGCACACTTGGAAAGACCGCGGATGGCAGATTCAGGCTTGGCAGTGTTGCGGAAAAAGTGATAAGGAACTCACCGACAGAACTTCTGGTCGTCAGGTAA
- a CDS encoding phosphatase PAP2 family protein, which produces MSFSSMEVQIVQMLNSYPVLDPFMVFLSVVGEGPLWILIGSYLYLSGSKRAAVYFGLMLLSVWIAATVLKSWLMVPRPEDVRFVLETSGYSMPSIHSGMAFATAMFLHPIAGKIKFLLWAGAILMAFSRVFAGVHYPSDVIAGAVLGVVMGFLWIRMELYTNVYLQKREDSD; this is translated from the coding sequence ATGTCGTTCTCATCCATGGAGGTCCAGATAGTTCAGATGCTGAACTCCTATCCTGTACTGGATCCTTTTATGGTGTTCCTTTCTGTTGTGGGTGAGGGTCCTTTGTGGATATTAATAGGGTCGTATCTTTACCTCTCTGGCTCAAAAAGAGCCGCAGTGTATTTTGGTCTGATGCTACTATCTGTGTGGATCGCGGCCACCGTTCTGAAATCCTGGCTAATGGTCCCAAGGCCTGAGGACGTACGCTTTGTTCTAGAAACATCAGGATATTCAATGCCAAGTATTCACTCTGGCATGGCATTTGCAACAGCAATGTTCCTGCACCCGATAGCAGGAAAAATCAAATTTCTTTTGTGGGCTGGTGCTATATTAATGGCATTTAGTCGTGTTTTTGCAGGGGTCCACTATCCATCAGATGTGATAGCTGGTGCTGTTCTTGGTGTCGTTATGGGGTTCCTCTGGATAAGAATGGAACTCTATACAAATGTATATTTACAAAAAAGAGAGGATTCGGATTAA
- a CDS encoding AAA family ATPase: protein MFLRTISLRDSEDVDKSTYPFTIPVIRNFRELELTGNVTFFVGENGSGKSTMLEAIAHQAGFNTAGGSRNNLYEVHRSTSVFGEHLRFSWMPKVSEGFFLRSETFYDFASHIDELQKVDGRAYDAYGGKSLHEQSHGESFLSLFNNRFRNGLYLLDEPEAALSPLRQLSLLKIIHDMESSGRAQFIIATHSPILMGYPDCRILDFDGDHITEVEYEDTDHYNITKDFLNARERYFRELFR, encoded by the coding sequence ATGTTCTTAAGGACAATTTCACTAAGGGACTCAGAAGACGTTGATAAAAGCACTTACCCTTTCACAATTCCTGTTATCAGGAACTTTCGAGAACTCGAACTGACGGGCAACGTAACCTTCTTTGTCGGCGAGAACGGTTCCGGCAAATCCACAATGCTGGAAGCCATAGCCCATCAGGCAGGTTTCAATACCGCCGGGGGGAGCCGCAATAACCTGTATGAGGTCCACAGGTCTACTTCTGTTTTCGGTGAACATCTCCGTTTCTCATGGATGCCAAAGGTCTCAGAGGGTTTTTTCCTGAGGTCGGAAACCTTCTACGATTTTGCATCCCATATCGATGAACTCCAAAAAGTTGATGGCAGGGCCTACGATGCCTATGGTGGCAAGTCCCTTCATGAGCAGTCCCACGGAGAGTCGTTCCTCTCCCTTTTCAACAACCGGTTCAGGAACGGCCTGTATCTTCTTGACGAGCCTGAAGCTGCCCTCTCTCCGTTGAGGCAGTTGTCCCTGCTGAAGATAATCCATGACATGGAATCAAGTGGAAGGGCACAGTTCATAATTGCCACACATTCTCCCATACTCATGGGATATCCGGACTGCCGGATACTTGACTTTGATGGCGATCACATAACTGAAGTTGAGTATGAGGATACGGACCATTACAACATCACAAAGGATTTCCTCAATGCGAGGGAGCGTTATTTCAGGGAACTTTTTCGTTGA
- the dinB gene encoding DNA polymerase IV, whose amino-acid sequence MSRVILHVDMDYFYAAIEEREDPSIKGKAVVVCMYSNRGEEGGAVSTCNYIAREDGIHSAMPCRLAKSINPDAVYLPVRKEFYTEVSDRIMEILRSYGDGDGELFEKIGIDEAFIEITHRSDGDFDAAEEIAKQIKEDVKKLEGLTCSVGIGPNKIIAKMASSRQKPDGVTLIRPEDVESFLMEMPVSKLWGIGNVTEGKLAEMGIETVKDLAGWDVQELIGAFGKTRGTWLKMAASGIDDSPVKEKTASDQIGRMASLTHDTRKSDLVLSLLDELVDDVFGKVQARSVSFRSVTVTVIYSNFKTVTKSRTLNLPVSDKSMLRETSYQIMTELLDNSTLNLRRIGVRVGNLQESKGQKTLADFF is encoded by the coding sequence ATGTCACGAGTTATCCTCCATGTTGATATGGATTACTTCTACGCTGCTATCGAAGAGCGTGAGGACCCTTCTATCAAGGGCAAAGCTGTTGTTGTCTGCATGTATTCCAACAGGGGTGAAGAGGGAGGGGCTGTCAGCACCTGTAACTACATTGCGAGGGAAGATGGCATTCATTCTGCCATGCCATGCAGGCTTGCAAAATCCATAAACCCTGATGCTGTCTATTTGCCTGTCAGGAAAGAGTTCTACACTGAAGTATCGGACCGTATAATGGAAATTCTCAGGTCATATGGTGATGGTGATGGTGAACTTTTTGAAAAGATCGGTATCGATGAGGCATTTATTGAGATCACGCACAGATCCGACGGTGACTTCGATGCAGCAGAGGAGATCGCAAAACAGATCAAAGAGGATGTAAAAAAGCTGGAGGGTCTTACCTGTTCGGTAGGTATCGGACCTAACAAGATCATTGCCAAGATGGCGTCCTCCCGGCAGAAACCGGATGGTGTTACTCTCATTCGACCTGAGGATGTTGAGAGCTTCCTTATGGAAATGCCTGTGTCAAAGCTCTGGGGCATAGGAAATGTCACAGAAGGAAAACTGGCTGAAATGGGCATTGAGACGGTGAAGGATCTTGCAGGATGGGATGTGCAGGAGCTAATTGGCGCTTTCGGAAAGACCCGGGGAACCTGGCTCAAAATGGCTGCATCGGGTATCGATGACAGTCCTGTGAAAGAGAAGACTGCTTCTGACCAGATTGGCAGGATGGCTTCACTGACCCACGATACTCGCAAGAGTGACCTTGTGCTTTCCCTGCTGGATGAGCTTGTGGATGATGTGTTCGGAAAAGTTCAGGCACGAAGTGTATCTTTCAGGTCTGTTACAGTAACTGTCATTTATTCCAATTTTAAAACAGTTACCAAGAGCCGCACATTGAATCTCCCTGTTTCAGATAAGTCAATGCTCAGGGAGACATCTTACCAGATAATGACCGAGCTGCTGGATAATAGTACGCTTAATCTCAGGCGCATAGGTGTGCGCGTGGGTAACCTTCAGGAAAGCAAGGGGCAGAAAACGCTGGCAGATTTCTTCTAA
- the purF gene encoding amidophosphoribosyltransferase: protein MKEECGVVGVLMHNADAQAKPASLQIYYALYALQHRGQESTGITVKCGETVKSIKGMGLVPEVYSKEDLLKLKGNIGLGHVRYSTTGDSKIENCQPLMVNYKSGTVAIAHNGNLVNGQELRDELESEGRIFITNSDTEVIAHLLVKEMLKRDHLESIKAVMSRLKGSYSLALMIDDRLFAARDPLGFKPLCIGEISGGYVVASESVAIDTLNGELTRDVRPGEVVEITENGFESHQMFNEKNAAHCVFEYIYFARPDSIIDGQLVYKVREKIGRELSHEHPVEADIVSPVPDSGITSAIGYAEESGIKYQEGLMKNRYIGRTFILPGQAMRETAVRLKMNTISENLKDKKVVLIDDSIVRGTTSRRIIDMVRKAGAKEIHARIGSPAIIAPCYLGIDMASRDELIAAKKPVEMVRDAITADSLGYLSIDGLVRSIGIDRNELCLGCLTELYPVEIPGEKCHRKQLKLDEFKDKD, encoded by the coding sequence ATGAAAGAAGAATGCGGCGTTGTCGGCGTGTTGATGCATAATGCAGATGCACAGGCAAAACCAGCTTCACTTCAGATATACTATGCCCTCTATGCCTTGCAGCATAGGGGACAGGAATCTACCGGAATTACGGTCAAATGTGGAGAGACCGTCAAGTCCATCAAAGGCATGGGGCTTGTTCCGGAAGTTTATTCCAAAGAGGATCTTCTGAAGCTCAAAGGTAACATTGGTCTCGGACATGTCCGATACTCCACTACCGGCGATTCAAAGATCGAGAACTGCCAGCCACTAATGGTCAATTACAAGAGTGGTACCGTTGCAATTGCACACAACGGCAATCTTGTGAACGGTCAGGAACTTCGGGATGAACTGGAATCCGAAGGGCGCATTTTTATTACTAATTCTGATACAGAGGTCATCGCACATCTTCTTGTCAAGGAGATGCTAAAGCGTGATCACCTGGAATCCATCAAAGCAGTGATGTCAAGACTTAAGGGATCATATTCCCTTGCCCTGATGATCGATGATCGGCTTTTTGCTGCCCGCGACCCACTGGGATTCAAACCATTATGCATAGGAGAGATCAGCGGCGGATATGTTGTCGCATCAGAGAGTGTGGCTATTGACACGCTCAACGGTGAACTTACAAGGGATGTAAGACCCGGTGAAGTTGTAGAGATCACAGAAAATGGCTTTGAAAGCCACCAGATGTTCAACGAGAAGAACGCTGCACATTGTGTTTTTGAATATATTTATTTTGCAAGGCCTGATTCCATTATTGACGGACAGCTTGTTTACAAGGTTCGTGAAAAGATCGGAAGGGAACTTTCACACGAGCATCCGGTAGAAGCCGACATAGTGTCCCCGGTACCTGACTCAGGGATCACATCAGCTATAGGATATGCTGAAGAGTCCGGGATCAAATACCAGGAAGGGCTGATGAAGAACCGTTATATCGGACGCACATTTATCTTGCCCGGACAGGCAATGCGGGAAACAGCAGTACGTCTTAAGATGAACACCATCTCTGAGAACCTCAAGGATAAAAAGGTCGTTCTCATCGATGACAGCATCGTGCGTGGAACCACCTCCCGACGTATCATTGACATGGTACGCAAAGCAGGAGCTAAAGAGATTCACGCAAGGATCGGAAGTCCAGCGATCATTGCACCATGTTACCTTGGAATTGATATGGCCTCAAGGGATGAGCTTATAGCTGCCAAGAAACCCGTGGAAATGGTCAGGGATGCGATAACTGCAGACTCACTTGGATATCTTAGCATCGACGGCCTCGTCAGGTCTATCGGCATTGACAGAAATGAACTTTGTCTCGGATGCCTCACTGAACTTTACCCTGTAGAGATCCCTGGTGAAAAGTGCCACCGCAAGCAACTCAAACTCGATGAGTTCAAGGACAAGGATTAA
- a CDS encoding 50S ribosomal protein L37e, producing the protein MSKGTPSMGKRQKRTHAKCRRCGSVSLNIHTKQCTSCGFGKTSRMRSYQWQRKCKY; encoded by the coding sequence ATGTCAAAAGGTACTCCATCAATGGGTAAGAGGCAAAAACGCACACACGCTAAATGCAGACGCTGTGGAAGCGTTTCACTCAACATCCATACAAAACAGTGCACATCATGCGGTTTCGGAAAAACATCACGCATGAGAAGCTACCAGTGGCAGAGAAAGTGCAAATACTAA
- the thiD gene encoding bifunctional hydroxymethylpyrimidine kinase/phosphomethylpyrimidine kinase — MIIEGRNMDEMDITPVVLTIAGSDSGGGAGIEADIKTFGSLYVHGTCAITSVTSQNTTGVKAAYDLPPSVVSDQIEAVCTDMDVRWAKSGMLSSADIVRAVAKSVKEYGLHIIVDPVMAAEAGGDLLKEDAVSVLKEELLPLSYATTPNIGEAQVLSGIPINSREDAKEAAKAIAALGVKNVVITGGHSDAVDLVYESESDLFAEVPGRFIEGGTHGSGCTYSSALTSYLARGYPIVDAAAAAKEFVEYGILLSRNIGKGVSPVNQMGYLQMMATKDEVLANTEKAVKMLEDSPNFSRLVAEVGCNIAMALPHARKVSDVAAVNGRIVRLQGRPKVVGCVSFGASSHVARIVLAAMEFDPEIRASVNISYSGNVLAVCEDMGLTMSSFSRAEEPEHTHTMDWGVTYAIDSYGRVPAIISDAGGMGKEPMVRVLGRDAIEVASIALEVADRLAVLEA; from the coding sequence ATGATAATAGAAGGCAGGAACATGGATGAGATGGATATAACTCCCGTAGTATTGACCATCGCCGGCTCAGATTCAGGCGGTGGGGCAGGTATCGAGGCTGACATCAAGACCTTTGGGTCACTATATGTGCACGGGACATGTGCCATAACCTCAGTAACGTCACAGAACACCACAGGTGTGAAGGCTGCATACGATCTGCCACCTTCAGTTGTATCTGACCAGATCGAAGCTGTCTGTACTGATATGGACGTCAGGTGGGCAAAGTCGGGCATGCTTTCATCTGCTGATATTGTCAGGGCAGTGGCAAAAAGTGTGAAAGAATATGGTCTTCATATCATCGTGGACCCTGTGATGGCCGCAGAGGCCGGCGGAGATCTTCTGAAGGAAGATGCCGTTTCCGTCCTGAAAGAAGAGCTACTGCCTCTTAGCTATGCCACAACCCCCAACATAGGTGAGGCACAGGTCCTTTCCGGCATCCCAATAAATTCGCGTGAGGATGCTAAGGAAGCCGCAAAGGCCATTGCTGCACTTGGGGTAAAGAACGTAGTGATCACAGGAGGTCATTCTGATGCTGTGGACCTGGTCTATGAATCTGAAAGTGATCTCTTCGCAGAGGTGCCCGGAAGGTTCATTGAAGGTGGTACTCATGGCTCGGGTTGCACATACTCTTCTGCACTTACGTCCTACCTTGCAAGAGGATACCCCATTGTAGATGCTGCCGCAGCTGCAAAGGAATTCGTTGAATATGGCATCCTTCTGAGCAGAAATATTGGAAAGGGCGTATCTCCTGTGAACCAGATGGGCTATCTCCAGATGATGGCAACAAAGGATGAAGTGCTTGCTAACACTGAAAAGGCCGTTAAGATGCTTGAGGACAGCCCCAATTTCTCCAGGCTTGTCGCAGAGGTCGGCTGTAATATAGCAATGGCCCTGCCGCACGCAAGGAAAGTATCTGATGTCGCTGCTGTCAATGGCAGGATCGTAAGGCTTCAGGGCAGGCCAAAGGTAGTAGGATGTGTCAGCTTTGGTGCAAGCAGCCACGTTGCAAGGATCGTTCTTGCGGCAATGGAGTTCGATCCGGAAATTCGTGCATCGGTCAACATAAGCTATTCAGGGAACGTGCTGGCTGTCTGTGAGGATATGGGACTTACAATGTCATCTTTTAGCCGTGCAGAAGAGCCGGAACACACCCACACTATGGACTGGGGTGTGACCTATGCAATTGATTCTTATGGCAGGGTTCCCGCCATTATCTCTGATGCCGGAGGCATGGGTAAGGAACCAATGGTCCGTGTTCTGGGAAGAGATGCAATAGAAGTTGCAAGTATCGCCCTGGAGGTCGCAGACCGTCTTGCAGTTCTGGAGGCTTAA